The following proteins are encoded in a genomic region of Musa acuminata AAA Group cultivar baxijiao chromosome BXJ2-11, Cavendish_Baxijiao_AAA, whole genome shotgun sequence:
- the LOC135626838 gene encoding protein TORNADO 2-like produces MALSNTLIAGINFVAMLLSIPIVAVGIWLATQADNSCVQLLQWPVIAVGVVVLLVALAGFVGAFWRVPWLLLFYLVAMLVLILLLAGLVVFIYAVTVNGSGHLAPGRAFQEYRLEDYPGWLRQRVEGPHRWNRIKECLSSTAVCAELNRTYISAQHFFNARIGPLQSGCCKPPTECGYTFVNPTYWISPISAASDIDCMLWSNDQTVLCYSCSSCKAGLVANLGREWKRGDVVLVVTLVALIVVYAMGCYAFRDAKTHELFQRYKQGYY; encoded by the exons ATGGCTCTCAGCAACACCCTCATCGCCGGCATTAATTTCGTGGCCATGCTTCTCTCCATCCCCATCGTGGCCGTCGGCATCTGGCTCGCCACGCAGGCCGACAACTCCTGCGTGCAGCTTCTCCAGTGGCCTGTCATCGCAGTCGGCGTCGTCGTCCTCCTCGTGGCCCTGGCGGGCTTCGTCGGCGCCTTTTGGCGCGTTCCGTGGCTTCTGCTCTTCTACCTGGTTGCCATGCTCGTCCTAATACTCCTGCTGGCCGGCCTTGTGGTGTTTATCTACGCGGTCACCGTCAATGGCTCGGGTCACCTAGCCCCGGGCCGAGCTTTCCAGGAGTATCGCCTCGAGGACTACCCGGGTTGGCTTCGGCAGAGGGTGGAGGGACCACACCGGTGGAACCGCATCAAGGAATGTCTTAGCTCGACAGCAGTGTGTGCGGAGTTGAACCGGACGTATATATCGGCTCAGCATTTCTTCAATGCAAGGATCGGTCCCTTACAA TCAGGGTGCTGCAAGCCACCGACGGAGTGCGGATACACATTTGTGAACCCGACGTACTGGATCAGCCCCATCAGCGCCGCGTCCGACATCGACTGCATGCTGTGGAGCAACGATCAGACGGTGCTTTGCTACTCGTGCTCGTCCTGCAAAGCCGGCCTCGTAGCCAACCTCGGAAGAGAATGGAAGAGGGGCGATGTGGTCTTGGTGGTGACCCTCGTGGCCCTCATCGTCGTTTACGCCATGGGTTGCTACGCTTTCCGGGATGCCAAGACGCACGAGCTGTTCCAGAGATACAAGCAAGGCTACTACTGA